The following proteins are co-located in the Agelaius phoeniceus isolate bAgePho1 chromosome 36, bAgePho1.hap1, whole genome shotgun sequence genome:
- the NAA38 gene encoding N-alpha-acetyltransferase 38, NatC auxiliary subunit, with amino-acid sequence MAASRLCSRYRCRAGRGARRELWSVAPPPLCRRQGCREAAPSWRIRRRRRGPARPPGRGSRGPPRGRQRPGGAAEPQPPHPHVDGRTLVGAFLCTDRQSNVILGSAQEFLKAADAFPGSEPRVLGLAMVPGHHIVSIEVEPPYP; translated from the exons ATGGCTGCg TCACGGCTCTGTAGCCGCTATCGCTGCCGCGCAGGGCGCGGTGCACGCCGGGAGTTGTGGTCCGTAGCTCCGCCCCCCCTGTGCCGGCGCCAGGGCTGCCGGGAAGCGGCGCCATCATGGCGGATCCGCCGGAGGAGGCGGGGGCCGGCCCGGCC gccgggccgggggtCGCGGGGCCCCCCCCGGGGGCGGCAGCGTCCTGGAGGCGCTGCTGAACCGCAGCCTCCGCATCCGCATGTCGACGGGCGGACCCTGGTGGGGGCGTTCCTGTGCACGGACCGCCAGAGCAACGTGATCCTGGGCTCTGCGCAGGAGTTCCTGAAAGCCGCAG ACGCGTTCCCGGGCAGTGAACCCCGAGTTCTGGGGCTGGCCATGGTCCCCGGGCACCACATTGTGTCCATCGAGGTGGAGCCCCCCTACCCCTGA
- the KDM6B gene encoding LOW QUALITY PROTEIN: lysine-specific demethylase 6B (The sequence of the model RefSeq protein was modified relative to this genomic sequence to represent the inferred CDS: inserted 7 bases in 5 codons; deleted 3 bases in 3 codons; substituted 1 base at 1 genomic stop codon), with amino-acid sequence MGWNERGDPPPNNNTTTTTNPPNPAPVPAGPPPALVSSADLLKLRSLGEGPPKELKIRLIKVESGGAGGPGDPRPRRGAVAGDALVASEAAEPRGLPLAQLTIRHSAAEVVRASKXAGAAQGPFRESYLCPAQSVKPRIXRREQLPRDKLNPPTPSIYVKQRDAFSPVLLQFCTDPKNPITVIRGLAGSLRLNLGLFSTKTLVEASGEHAVEVRTQVQQPSDQXWDLSGTRQVWXCESSRSHTTIAKYAQYQASSFQESLQEDEEAEEXPDSTTETPPRWGPPDQKSHQIIKFGTNIDLSDAKRWKPQLQELLKLPAFMRVSSTGNMLGHVGHTILGMNTVQLYMKVPGSRTPGHQENNNFCSVNINIGPGDCEWFAVHEHYWETISAFCDRHGVDYLTGSWWPILEDLYRSNIPVYRFVQRPGDLVWINAGTVHWVQATGWCNNIAWNVGPLTAYQYQLALERYEWNEVKNVKSIVPMIHVSWNVARTVKISDPDLYKMIKYCLLQSIKHCQVQRESLVRAGKKIAYQGRVKDEPAYYCNECDVEVFNILFVTSETGGRNTYLVHCEGCARXARAGGLAGVIVLEQYKTEELMQIYDGFTLVTPPTPR; translated from the exons ATGG GCTGGAACGAAAGgggggacccccccccaaacaacaacaccaccaccaccaccaaccCCCCCAACCCCGCTCCCGTCCCCGCGGGACCCCCGCCCGCCCTGGTCAGCTCGGCCGACCTGCTGAAGCTGCGCTCGCTGGGCGAGGGGCCCCCCAAAGAGCTCAAGATCCGCCTGATCAAGGTGGAGagcggcggcgccgggggccCGGGGGATCCCCGGCCTCGCCGGGGGGCGGTGGCTGGTGACGCTTTGGTGGCCTCGGAGGCGGCAGAGCCGCGGGGGCTGCCCCTGGCGCAGCTGACGATCCGGCACAGCGCGGCTGAGGTGGTGCGGGCCAGCAAGTGA GCAGGCGCGGCTCAAGGGCCCTTCCGCGAGTCCTACCTGTGCCCGGCGCAGTCGGTGAAGCCGCGAA GACGCCGGGAGCAGCTGCCCCGCGACAAACTGAACCCGCCCACGCCCAGCATCTACGTGA AGCAACGCGACGCCTTCTCCCCGGTGCTGCTGCAGTTCTGCACCGACCCCAAGAACCCCATCACCGTCATccggggcctggcggggtccctgcgCCTCA ACCTGGGTCTGTTCAGCACCAAGACCCTGGTGGAGGCCAGCGGCGAGCACGCGGTCGAGGTGCGCACGCAGGTGCAGCAGCCGTCGGACC ACTGGGACCTGTCGGGGACGCGCCAGGTGT CCTGCGAGAGCAGCCGCTCGCACACCACCATCGCCAAGTACGCCCAGTACCA GGCCTCCTCCttccaggagtccctgcag gaggatgaggaggccGAGGA TCCCGACAGCACCACCGAGACCCCGCCCAGGTGGG gcccccccGACCAGAAATCCCACCAGATCATCAAGTTCGGGACCAACATCGACCTGTCGGACGCCAAGAG GTGGAAGccgcagctgcaggagctgctgaagctgCCGGCGTTCATGCGCGTCTCCTCCACGGGGAACATGCTG GGCCACGTGGGCCACACCATCCTGGGCATGAACACCGTGCAGCTCTACATGAAGGTGCCCGGCAGCCGCACCCCCG GCCACCAGGAGAACAACAACTTCTGCTCGGTGAACATCAACATCGGCCCCGGCGACTGCGAGTGGTTCGCGGTG CACGAGCACTACTGGGAGACCATCTCCGCCTTCTGCGACAG GCACGGCGTGGATTACCTGACGGGCTCGTGGTGGCCCATCCTGGAGGACCTGTACCGCTCCAACATCCCCGTGTACCGGTTCGTGCAGCGCCCCGGGGACCTGGTGTGGATCAACGCCGGCACCGTGCACTGGGTGCAGGCCACGGGCTGGTGCAACAACATCGCCTGGAACGTGGGGCCGCTGACGG cgtACCAGTaccagctggccctggagcgCTACGAGTGGAACGAGGTGAAGAACGTCAAGTCCATCGTGCCCATGATCCACGTGTCCTGGAACGTGGCCAGGACCGTCAAGATCAGCGACCCCGACCTCTACAAGATGATCAA gTACTGCCTGCTGCAGTCCATCAAGCACTGCCAGGTGCAGCGCGAGAGCCTGGTGCGCGCGGGGAAGAAAATCGCCTACCAGGGCCGCGTCAAGGACGAGCCGGCCTACTACTGCAACGAGTGTGAC GTGGAGGTGTTCAACATCCTGTTTGTGACGAGCGAGACGGGCGGC CGCAACACGTACCTGGTGCACTGCGAGGGCTGCGCGCG CGCCCGCGCCGGGGGCCTGGCCGGCGTCATCGTCCTCGAGCAGTACAAGACCGAGGAGCTGATGCAGATCTACGACGGCTTCACCCTG gTGACGCCGCCGACCCCCAGATGA